The Nitrospira sp. genome has a window encoding:
- a CDS encoding c-type cytochrome: MMLNDVWLKTFARVVMHVAVLIASVAAVSVGGIAMAADVGEKMVKSLCVQCHRIGGKPAARKTKQAPDLIWAGNKYQQEWLIAWLQKPEFKHYPIGYDFRPERKKPHLALTADQARVVTGFLATRKDSRIKEGVMKPGTPEQLARGEKLYREHGCQNCHLTPANTPKGYTGGTSSTSLLKLNARLNPDWVYRFNQNPDDFEPESGAYIPNPPLPDKDIYAITAYMMTFQ; the protein is encoded by the coding sequence ATGATGCTGAATGACGTGTGGCTGAAGACATTCGCGAGGGTGGTCATGCACGTTGCCGTCTTGATCGCTTCAGTGGCGGCTGTCAGTGTGGGCGGGATAGCTATGGCTGCGGATGTAGGAGAAAAGATGGTGAAGTCGCTGTGTGTGCAATGCCATCGGATCGGGGGCAAGCCGGCGGCGCGCAAGACGAAGCAGGCGCCGGATCTCATCTGGGCCGGCAACAAGTATCAACAGGAGTGGTTGATCGCGTGGCTCCAGAAGCCGGAGTTTAAACACTATCCCATCGGCTACGACTTTCGTCCAGAACGGAAGAAGCCGCATTTGGCACTGACCGCAGATCAAGCAAGAGTGGTCACAGGGTTCCTTGCCACACGGAAAGACTCGCGCATCAAAGAAGGTGTGATGAAGCCCGGCACACCAGAGCAGTTGGCTCGTGGAGAAAAGCTCTACCGGGAGCATGGGTGTCAGAATTGTCATCTCACACCGGCCAACACACCGAAAGGGTATACAGGTGGTACCTCCAGCACGTCGTTGCTCAAATTGAACGCGCGGCTGAACCCGGACTGGGTGTATCGCTTCAACCAAAATCCAGACGACTTCGAGCCGGAGAGCGGGGCCTATATCCCAAACCCTCCGCTCCCCGATAAAGACATATATGCCATCACGGCCTACATGATGACGTTCCAGTAA
- a CDS encoding cytochrome c gives MKTKMFSVLGIMIVFGVSTSGAERHMMQPRVPADKLAEARALASPLPASQDIVEKGKALYHGKGTCFTCHGVNGDGTGPGGAQLNPSPRNFQHHGFWRHRTEGEIFWVIKHGSPGTGMIGFGQVLSDEEIWALIQYEHTFAGMHGPGMRGHRGGMGGMKGMGRHGGKDGDE, from the coding sequence ATGAAGACGAAGATGTTTTCGGTACTGGGTATTATGATTGTTTTCGGAGTTTCCACCAGCGGCGCAGAACGGCACATGATGCAGCCGAGAGTCCCGGCCGATAAGTTGGCCGAAGCCCGAGCTCTGGCGAGCCCGCTCCCGGCATCTCAAGACATCGTAGAAAAAGGGAAAGCGCTCTATCACGGCAAGGGCACGTGCTTCACCTGTCATGGAGTAAACGGAGACGGCACAGGACCAGGAGGCGCCCAGCTGAATCCCTCCCCTCGGAATTTCCAGCACCATGGGTTCTGGCGGCACCGCACGGAGGGGGAAATTTTCTGGGTCATCAAACATGGCTCTCCGGGAACCGGCATGATTGGGTTCGGTCAGGTCCTGTCGGATGAAGAAATCTGGGCCCTGATTCAGTATGAACACACCTTCGCGGGCATGCATGGGCCGGGAATGAGGGGGCATAGAGGTGGGATGGGTGGAATGAAAGGAATGGGTCGTCACGGGGGAAAAGATGGTGATGAATAG
- a CDS encoding hemerythrin domain-containing protein: MSEPQTITTFYEKDHDRLDELFKTFQTVKRSDFPKAKEAFKEFKIGLQRHIVWEEELLFPIWEEKTGMIEDGPTPIMRFEHDQIKKLLEAIHYKVEAQSLETDQEEQSLLNILSSHNRKEERALYPAIDNVVSPDECAKIFSDMNTMPEDRGNACCGQH, from the coding sequence ATGAGCGAACCACAGACGATCACGACATTCTATGAGAAGGATCACGACCGCCTGGATGAGTTGTTCAAAACCTTTCAAACAGTGAAACGGTCGGATTTTCCCAAGGCGAAGGAAGCATTCAAGGAGTTTAAGATAGGTCTCCAACGCCATATCGTCTGGGAAGAAGAGCTGCTGTTTCCGATCTGGGAAGAGAAAACCGGGATGATCGAGGACGGGCCGACGCCCATCATGCGTTTTGAACATGACCAGATCAAGAAGCTCCTCGAAGCCATTCACTACAAGGTAGAAGCACAGAGTCTCGAGACTGATCAGGAAGAACAGTCGCTGCTCAATATCTTGAGCTCTCACAACAGGAAGGAAGAGCGGGCACTGTATCCCGCCATTGATAATGTCGTCAGCCCGGACGAGTGCGCAAAGATCTTCAGCGACATGAACACGATGCCGGAGGACCGGGGCAATGCCTGCTGTGGTCAGCATTGA
- a CDS encoding c-type cytochrome, translated as MRIVKRRDCGEARPAGSVILGIIMVSALLWWLPPAVSAGDEQQTRTLLQKSCAGCHRLEGAADSRFKLNAPDLTGAGSKFKREWLMSWLLGKEAPVYAKSYRWDQSQQPDRHPVVSQAEAEQIADYFEQHLKDPRVKEGAIDLSTFSAIEATFGEQLFKDHSCTGCHQIMVDGKPTGGPQSSSFVSSGRRLKADWIYRFNSNPPDFVPHSGEFVADVSELGLRYITGYIATRGWNEFTFYEPWTAEPFKKADVQRGAQVYQEYCAQCHGATGQGDGAAASGLEPKPAVHTKIAFDKLPNEYLYNVINYGGKAVGKSTLMPYWSLTLGQQGVADVMAYLRETFKGTAVAEATTGATGGPVGVCPQARTTKKAPAEFFKRTNPLPATPAHVRAGMKLYLETAKPLACMNCHGQQGDGAGPIGAALVPPPRNFTCGATMKPISDGQLFWVIKNGSPGTGMMAFPGLSDDETWQIVHYVRSLAR; from the coding sequence ATGAGGATCGTGAAGCGGAGAGACTGTGGAGAGGCGCGCCCTGCTGGGTCCGTGATCCTGGGGATCATAATGGTGTCGGCTTTGTTGTGGTGGTTGCCGCCGGCCGTGTCGGCAGGTGATGAGCAACAGACACGCACGCTCCTGCAGAAATCCTGCGCAGGCTGTCATCGTCTAGAGGGGGCAGCCGATTCACGGTTCAAGCTCAACGCTCCCGATCTTACCGGAGCGGGGAGCAAGTTCAAACGGGAGTGGCTCATGAGCTGGTTGCTGGGAAAGGAAGCGCCGGTGTATGCGAAGAGCTATCGCTGGGATCAATCGCAGCAGCCGGACCGTCATCCGGTCGTCTCTCAGGCAGAGGCGGAGCAGATTGCAGATTACTTCGAGCAGCATTTGAAAGATCCCCGGGTGAAAGAGGGCGCGATCGATTTGTCCACGTTCAGCGCCATCGAAGCCACCTTCGGAGAGCAGCTCTTCAAAGACCACTCCTGCACCGGGTGCCATCAGATCATGGTGGACGGCAAACCCACTGGCGGGCCGCAAAGCTCGTCGTTTGTGAGCAGCGGTCGTCGCCTGAAGGCTGATTGGATCTATCGGTTCAATTCCAACCCCCCGGATTTCGTGCCGCATAGCGGCGAGTTCGTGGCCGATGTCAGTGAGTTGGGATTGCGATACATCACCGGATATATCGCGACCAGAGGGTGGAACGAGTTCACCTTCTATGAGCCCTGGACGGCTGAGCCGTTCAAAAAGGCGGATGTTCAACGCGGGGCTCAGGTGTACCAGGAGTATTGTGCTCAGTGCCATGGTGCGACCGGTCAGGGAGATGGAGCGGCTGCATCCGGTCTGGAGCCGAAGCCGGCCGTGCACACAAAGATCGCGTTCGATAAGCTTCCCAACGAGTACCTCTATAACGTCATCAACTACGGCGGCAAGGCGGTCGGGAAGTCCACGCTGATGCCATATTGGTCTCTGACCTTGGGGCAGCAGGGAGTCGCGGACGTGATGGCCTATCTCCGGGAGACGTTCAAAGGAACGGCAGTCGCGGAAGCTACGACAGGGGCGACCGGTGGCCCAGTGGGGGTCTGTCCGCAAGCACGAACGACCAAGAAAGCACCGGCGGAGTTTTTCAAGCGGACAAATCCGTTGCCGGCGACACCGGCGCATGTCCGGGCAGGAATGAAGCTGTACCTTGAGACCGCTAAGCCGCTCGCGTGCATGAATTGCCACGGCCAGCAGGGCGACGGCGCCGGTCCGATCGGAGCCGCGCTGGTTCCACCGCCACGAAACTTCACCTGCGGTGCGACGATGAAACCCATTTCCGACGGCCAGCTGTTTTGGGTGATCAAGAACGGGTCGCCAGGAACCGGGATGATGGCATTCCCAGGACTGTCGGACGATGAGACCTGGCAGATCGTTCACTATGTACGCAGCTTGGCACGATGA
- a CDS encoding DUF2202 domain-containing protein, with translation MIDEKNKAMVLEALNDEYKARAFYRLVIKTFGPVQPFVNIVEAEDTHARALEGLCARYGIPLPADDWDRALQPPASVLEACRAGVEGEIENIAMYDRFLEDIDIPDIRTLFQRLQARSRDAHLPAFRRCVARGG, from the coding sequence ATGATCGACGAAAAGAACAAGGCCATGGTCCTCGAAGCCCTGAACGATGAGTACAAGGCGCGCGCCTTCTATCGGCTGGTGATCAAGACGTTCGGTCCCGTACAGCCGTTCGTCAATATCGTCGAGGCGGAAGACACGCATGCCCGCGCGCTTGAAGGTCTTTGTGCGCGATACGGAATTCCACTACCGGCCGATGACTGGGATCGTGCGTTGCAGCCGCCCGCGTCGGTTCTCGAAGCCTGTCGTGCTGGTGTCGAGGGGGAGATCGAGAATATCGCCATGTATGACCGGTTCCTGGAGGATATCGATATTCCGGACATCCGCACGCTGTTTCAGCGGCTGCAAGCCAGATCACGAGATGCTCATCTCCCCGCGTTCCGACGGTGCGTGGCGCGAGGTGGGTGA
- a CDS encoding ZIP family metal transporter, with amino-acid sequence MVLTWILGFALLGSMGAIIGAATFLLLPKGTRDRIIPFLVSYATGTLLGAALLGLLPQAIAQGGLQTSLGSVLAGLIVFFSLERLMIWRHCHHGGSCEVHGAAGQLILLGDALHNFVDGIVIAAAFLSSIPLGIATGLAVIAHEVPQEVGDFAVLLDNGFSRKRALKWNLISGSTTIPGALLGYLALEESSTLIGPILALSAASFLYIGLADLIPGLHRRIGAEAGIAQLLLLLAGVGTIVVLRLQHGG; translated from the coding sequence ATGGTGTTAACGTGGATCCTTGGATTTGCCCTGCTTGGCAGTATGGGCGCCATCATTGGCGCCGCGACATTCTTGTTGCTCCCGAAGGGGACACGAGATCGCATCATTCCCTTCCTTGTGAGTTATGCCACCGGCACGTTGCTGGGCGCGGCATTACTCGGGTTGTTGCCGCAGGCCATAGCGCAAGGCGGTCTGCAAACAAGTCTTGGTTCGGTATTAGCAGGGTTGATCGTCTTCTTCAGCTTGGAACGGCTCATGATCTGGCGGCATTGCCACCATGGAGGGTCTTGTGAAGTGCATGGGGCCGCAGGGCAATTGATCCTGCTCGGGGATGCACTGCATAATTTTGTAGATGGCATCGTGATTGCTGCGGCGTTTCTTTCGTCGATTCCGCTCGGCATTGCCACCGGGCTTGCCGTGATCGCGCACGAGGTGCCCCAAGAGGTTGGGGATTTCGCAGTCCTGCTCGATAATGGATTTTCTCGCAAGCGTGCCCTGAAATGGAATCTGATCTCAGGCAGCACCACGATCCCTGGGGCTCTACTCGGGTATCTTGCGCTCGAAGAATCGAGCACGCTCATCGGGCCGATCCTCGCGCTGTCCGCAGCCAGCTTTCTCTATATTGGTCTGGCGGATTTGATTCCAGGGCTCCATCGACGGATCGGTGCAGAAGCCGGTATCGCACAGCTTCTGCTTCTGTTGGCTGGTGTGGGAACCATCGTGGTCTTACGATTGCAGCACGGTGGGTAA
- a CDS encoding CBS domain-containing protein, whose translation MTTLVRPGVPVGGFKTVGQIRATNQLVFRRDQNAMGIAVELLTTHTPGAPVVDEGGDFVGFISEFDILRALEAAKDLNRLTAEDVMAKDRIAVTDETSIDEAVKLMEEKRLLSLPVKRNGKVSHSITRHDLLRAWIGLGVSIEDQAV comes from the coding sequence ATGACGACGCTAGTGAGGCCAGGAGTTCCTGTCGGAGGGTTTAAGACGGTGGGACAAATACGCGCGACGAATCAACTCGTCTTTCGCCGTGACCAGAATGCGATGGGCATTGCCGTCGAGTTGTTGACCACCCATACGCCGGGTGCGCCGGTCGTCGATGAAGGGGGCGACTTCGTCGGCTTCATCAGCGAGTTCGACATTCTTCGTGCACTGGAGGCGGCAAAGGACCTCAACCGTCTGACGGCGGAGGATGTGATGGCCAAGGATCGGATCGCGGTGACCGATGAGACGAGCATCGATGAAGCGGTGAAGCTCATGGAGGAGAAACGGCTCCTGAGTCTGCCGGTGAAAAGAAACGGCAAAGTCTCTCATTCAATCACACGTCATGATCTCTTGAGAGCCTGGATTGGGCTTGGCGTGTCCATCGAGGATCAAGCGGTCTGA
- a CDS encoding YtxH domain-containing protein, producing the protein MTHQDGRSSPETVFLAFLGGAIGGMIAGILLAPKSGEETRRVIQTHARRTEEDLIERAKEARAALDEVIERGKHFVDEKRADVESAVRAGREAVKERIDKYRD; encoded by the coding sequence ATGACACATCAGGATGGTCGAAGCTCACCTGAAACGGTTTTCCTCGCATTTCTCGGCGGGGCAATCGGAGGCATGATTGCCGGTATTCTTCTCGCTCCCAAATCCGGTGAGGAGACCCGGCGTGTGATACAAACCCATGCGCGAAGGACGGAGGAGGATCTCATCGAACGAGCCAAGGAAGCACGAGCGGCCCTGGATGAGGTGATTGAGCGAGGTAAGCATTTTGTAGATGAAAAGCGCGCGGACGTCGAATCAGCCGTGAGAGCAGGTCGAGAGGCGGTGAAAGAGAGAATTGATAAGTACCGCGACTGA
- a CDS encoding c-type cytochrome, giving the protein MKKTMWYLGILSILAVGLYSSRVEAESLSGNPQKGEALYQQHCVGCHGTAGDGLGPDIKELIVPPANFRAPKLRTRTDMELYIAIKQGVLFSPMHGWADRLSDQEIRDVLRHIRSLAPFNPVG; this is encoded by the coding sequence GTGAAAAAAACTATGTGGTATTTGGGCATTCTGAGTATTCTGGCAGTGGGGCTGTACAGTTCAAGGGTGGAAGCCGAGTCTCTGTCCGGAAATCCACAGAAAGGCGAGGCCTTATACCAACAACACTGTGTCGGCTGCCATGGAACCGCCGGCGATGGACTGGGGCCTGATATCAAGGAACTGATCGTTCCGCCTGCAAATTTTCGGGCGCCGAAATTGCGCACAAGAACCGATATGGAACTGTACATCGCGATCAAACAAGGGGTCCTCTTCAGTCCGATGCATGGTTGGGCTGATCGGTTGTCGGATCAAGAAATCCGAGATGTGCTGAGGCACATTCGCAGCTTGGCTCCGTTCAACCCCGTCGGTTAG
- a CDS encoding DUF3365 domain-containing protein — protein MKAKSRVTVLIVQGVCVATLALAAGSVSADVTEREKAASEVAVSFVRELGAAMIREMTKGGPIEAIKVCAELAPEIAGQLSREHGWRVTRVGTRVRNPLLGMPDAWEQQVLAEFAERAGKGESFVSMTRSEAVMEPDGQYYRFMKPIALQPQCVLCHGPSEQIPEEIRTVLKQQYPFDAATGYKAGELRGAISVKQPLGKTNE, from the coding sequence ATGAAGGCAAAGAGCAGAGTCACGGTTCTGATCGTACAAGGAGTCTGTGTGGCAACCTTGGCATTGGCCGCAGGCTCCGTGAGTGCCGACGTCACTGAACGTGAAAAGGCTGCCAGCGAAGTGGCCGTCTCGTTTGTGAGGGAGTTGGGCGCGGCCATGATAAGGGAAATGACCAAGGGAGGCCCCATCGAGGCGATCAAGGTCTGTGCCGAGCTTGCCCCGGAGATCGCCGGCCAGCTGTCTCGGGAGCATGGCTGGCGTGTGACTCGTGTGGGAACGCGAGTACGGAATCCATTGCTCGGCATGCCTGATGCGTGGGAGCAGCAAGTCTTGGCCGAGTTCGCTGAGCGTGCAGGGAAGGGCGAGTCGTTTGTAAGCATGACCCGTAGTGAAGCGGTGATGGAGCCTGACGGGCAGTACTACCGCTTTATGAAGCCGATTGCCCTGCAGCCACAATGCGTACTCTGTCATGGACCGAGCGAACAGATTCCGGAAGAGATCAGAACGGTCTTGAAGCAGCAGTATCCCTTTGATGCGGCGACCGGGTACAAGGCCGGAGAATTGCGCGGTGCCATCAGTGTCAAGCAGCCGCTGGGAAAGACGAACGAGTGA
- a CDS encoding c-type cytochrome — MVTQRFLMIGCLTAGVMVSSAFFSTQLQAQSSLAVGLVTVDGITVPDIGPLPTVVPIPPGNLNYAAKVELGKQLYFDGRLSKNNAISCAFCHNPFTGFADPRQTSIGVGGGVGGRQSPTVFNTGFIPLQFWDGRAGSLEEQAMGPIVNPVEMAETHENVVKKLGKIKGYQQQFRAVFGTDVNLQGIAEAIAAYERTVISTNSAFDKYVLGDAQAMDKTALRGMALFKGKARCILCHNGPNFADNQFHNLGVPQVGPMKEDLGRFYVTQQEQDKGAFKTQTLRSITETAPYMHDGAFKTLEEVIDFLDQGGGQNPNLSPMVKPLGLTQQEKAELIAFLNALTGEKIKFEMPKLPK; from the coding sequence ATGGTGACACAGCGATTTCTGATGATCGGCTGTCTAACAGCCGGTGTGATGGTAAGCAGTGCATTCTTCTCGACTCAACTGCAGGCCCAATCATCGCTCGCTGTTGGGTTGGTCACCGTGGACGGGATCACTGTACCGGACATCGGGCCGTTGCCGACGGTCGTGCCCATCCCTCCAGGGAACCTCAACTATGCGGCCAAGGTGGAGCTGGGCAAGCAGCTCTATTTCGACGGCCGACTCTCAAAGAACAACGCGATCTCTTGCGCCTTTTGCCATAACCCCTTTACGGGTTTTGCTGATCCGCGCCAGACGTCGATCGGCGTCGGTGGCGGTGTCGGAGGCCGTCAATCGCCGACCGTCTTCAACACGGGATTTATCCCGCTGCAATTCTGGGATGGCCGCGCTGGGTCGCTCGAAGAACAGGCCATGGGGCCGATCGTCAATCCCGTCGAGATGGCCGAAACGCACGAGAACGTCGTCAAAAAACTCGGCAAGATCAAGGGCTACCAGCAGCAGTTCCGAGCCGTCTTCGGCACGGACGTGAATCTCCAGGGGATTGCCGAAGCCATCGCTGCTTATGAACGCACCGTCATCTCGACAAATTCTGCTTTCGATAAGTATGTGTTAGGCGATGCCCAGGCGATGGACAAGACGGCGCTCAGGGGGATGGCGCTGTTTAAAGGCAAGGCCCGCTGCATCCTCTGTCACAATGGGCCGAATTTTGCCGACAACCAGTTTCATAACCTGGGCGTCCCCCAGGTCGGACCGATGAAAGAAGATCTCGGTCGCTTCTATGTGACGCAGCAGGAGCAAGACAAGGGAGCATTTAAAACACAGACCCTTAGGAGCATCACCGAAACGGCCCCCTACATGCACGATGGTGCCTTCAAGACGCTTGAGGAGGTCATAGACTTTCTCGATCAGGGTGGAGGGCAGAACCCGAACTTGAGCCCAATGGTGAAGCCCCTTGGATTGACCCAACAAGAAAAGGCTGAGTTGATTGCGTTCCTCAACGCGCTCACCGGCGAGAAGATCAAGTTCGAGATGCCGAAGCTGCCGAAGTAG